A region from the Triticum aestivum cultivar Chinese Spring chromosome 3D, IWGSC CS RefSeq v2.1, whole genome shotgun sequence genome encodes:
- the LOC123077503 gene encoding uncharacterized protein isoform X2, with amino-acid sequence MVLAVRFATRTIKAYGLLKQKKDMPANSVKLHEMAFLLGVIRSIQGRITAKNQNSVRMQGDDKNSLKIGKEVLQNDSPSPVVVVDGVSPGLSAGLDAPDRQGSASTAFEFVPGSNRLLALTPVESSLTTNDIDTDQRTTQVGRPVTQGNIKDMMNRWEMNKFDLKTIVGEALQSGRLPLAVLQLQLLRQRESCSGDDFDDVFSEVHEIGRSIVYDLLMKGESGLAVATLERLGDDIESDLRQLMQGTVRRSLRLQIAEEMKQRGYLRSNEWKMLETLALIERFYPSSSFWDTYLGRENVIHDAVNIVTLPGEDKPVLALHIRNHPAIECGDVDGAVLGSWVNVNDYADLKEFSQSNLSDGYWVCAAVWSDAWDQRTVDRIILDQPCHISAQSDLPWESQFEYFVAHDDVGEVCKLLDMIPDSVLLEGILSINVDNSRAGYSIVSDVSVPDYKMYICDSEELEPVCMEVPHVKIFRSLSNHESTSWMRMLMQEQLAKKHIFMKEYWQSTTEIIPLLARAGILTNTAKIGPKKEASMPLIASEMPDDERHQACERALHKLVIRFCVQYDSPYLLDLYLDNCNLILGEDSIPLLKEAAGDCKWAQWLLFSRVKGYEYEASFSNARWNLSLKMVNHGNLTAIEIDEILYTVDDMAERIGEMSALATLMYASPPIQKSICTGSVNRNRGLSSQCTLENLGHCLQQFPTLWKTLRSTCFGQDGYGCLNYSPTNVSGKSAMSDYLCWRYSIFSSAGGDTSLLQMLPCWFPKSIRRLIQLFEQGPFGMQLLSSAPSSEELFTHGVTDYIYNTTGYSETNALSLEASIQKSVEEELYSSLEEKDLRVEHHLHRGRALAAFRHLLGKRASQLKSANARQVISTQSDVQADVQLILAPLSQTERSVLLSVAPLAITNFEDSTLVASCTFLLELCGMCTNMLCLDIAALQRISSYYNSAQQNKQSELSSPRSSGLHVLSHGADIAPALARALAEDYVQSDHLQILEQKQTSRGPKREQPSQPLIAILEHLERASLPLLDEGRTCGFWLLSGIGDASLYRSQQNEASQHWNLVTEFCLAHHLPLSTKYLALLANDNDWVGFLTEAQRAGFPIEVVIGVASKEIKDSRLRTHILTVLKNTLSNRRKSSSNIPSGSRDPSFLSVDGDNPMELFCILAVCEKQKNPGEALLNKAKQMQWSLLALIASCFPDVTLLSCLSFWLEITAARELSLIKVDGISSKVAKNVGSAVEVTNKLPSVSRNVEYRYNRKNPKRRRFLEASPDSFKSGFSLDIASGPNGTATSNPSDIDAQQERRKPTSEETEIPVDIDERLASLSSIVAVLCEQQLFLPLLRSFDLFLPSCSLLPFIRSLQAFCQMRLSEASAHLTSFSARIKDEASQSNSFKEASSITGWVVATAVKAADAVLSTCPSLYEKRCLLQLLAAVDFADGGSSSAYFGRSYWKINLAEPSLCKDGDIYKWNDSMDDASLLAALEKDGRWEDARTWARQLESSGIAWESTFDHVTESQAEAMVAEWKEFLWDIPQERAALWGHCQSLFMRYSLPPLQAGLFFLKHAEALGKEIPARELHEILLLSLQWLTGTITKSSPVYPLHLLREIETRVWLLAVESETHSKADGESSVVSQSPAIGNSTSIIEQTADVITKIDSSMSLPSMKAAERNGMRDNNLSHHQHLQLFEYNSEATTTNNARAKRRGKTNLPLRRGVTDNVESSTNDSDDNSKVFFRSKIGEQARNLLSEEEFAKMEASLSGWEQHVRPADMEKAVLSLLEFGQITAAKQLQQKLSPSYVPEELVLVDVALRVANNGGDGEINLLSFDTEALSILQSLQIASGSNMIDPSQAMEKLAVKCGEGRGRALIRRIIAVVQTAKILGLPFSEAFEKQPIELLQLLSLKAQDSFDEAKFLVETHIMPASSIARILADSFLKGLLAAHRGGYLDSQKEEGPAPLLWRSSDFLKWAKLCPSEPEIGHALMRLVMTGHEVPHACEVELLILSHHFYMSSSCLDGVDVLVTFAANRVDSYVSEGDFSCLARLITGVSNFHSLSFILSILIENGQLELLLQKYSSTDTATVAPASVRGFRLAVITSLKHFNPNDDEALSLVYKHFDMKHEAASLLESRAEQYMESWLDRHDKERRNDELLKAMHNLVQTAEILSTIDAGQRTHRACARASLLSLQIRIPDLVWIGLTETNARRIFVDQSRFQEALIVAEAYSINQPMEWAPVFWNQMLKPDLIELFVAEFVLVLPLHPPMLVELARFYRAEVAARGDQSHFSVWLSPGGLPAEWGKHLGRSFRSLLRRTRDMRLRLQLATLATGFSDVLEGCNAVLDKVPENAGPLILRKGHGGAYLPLM; translated from the exons ATGGTTTTAGCAGTCCGCTTTGCAACGAGAACAATCAAGGCTTATGGGCTACTTAAGCAAAAGAAAG ACATGCCAGCCAATTCAGTAAAGCTTCATGAAATGGCTTTCCTTTTGGGAGTAATTAGAAGTATCCAGGGCCGAATCACTGCAAAGAACCAGAATTCAGTCCGGATG CAAGGAGATGATAAAAACTCACTGAAAATAGGCAAAGAAGTACTACAAAATGATTCTCCATCCCCAGTTGTTGTAGTGGATGGTGTTTCACCAGGACTGTCAGCTGGTTTAGATGCTCCTGACAGACAAGGATCAGCATCTACTGCATTTGAGTTTGTTCCTGGTAGTAACAGGCTGTTAGCATTAACGCCAGTTGAATCCTCCCTTACTACTAATGACATTGACACTGATCAAAGAACCACTCAAGTTGGAAGACCGGTTACTCAAGGAAATATCAAGGATATGATGAACCGTTGGGAAATGAATAAGTTTGACTTGAAAACTATAGTCGGTGAAGCACTACAATCTGGTCGACTACCGTTGGCAGTTCTTCAGCTTCAACTGTTGCGCCAGAGGGAATCATGTTCTGGTGATGATTTTGATGACGTTTTCTCCGAAGTTCATGAAATAGGAAGATCCATTGTTTATGATCTGTTAATGAAG GGTGAAAGTGGACTGGCTGTAGCTACACTAGAAAgactaggagatgacatagagtcGGACCTTAGACAACTTATGCAAGGTACTGTCAGAAGGTCACTTAGGCTACAAATAGCCGAGGAGATGAAACAGCGTGGGTACTTGCGATCAAATGAGTGGAAGATGTTGGAGACCTTAGCACTGATTGAG CGTTTTTACCCAAGCAGCAGCTTCTGGGACACATATCTTGGCAGGGAGAACGTTATTCATGATGCTGTAAATATTGTTACACTTCCAGGGGAAGATAAACCAGTGCTTGCTCTCCATATTCGTAACCACCCTGCTATTGAATGTGGTGATGTTGATGGAGCTGTGCTTGGTTCTTGGGTGAACGTTAACGATTACGCTGATTTAAAGGAGTTCTCTCAAAGCAACCTTTCTGATGGATATTGGGTGTGTGCTGCTGTGTGGTCTGATGCTTGGGATCAAAGAACTGTGGACCGC ATAATACTGGACCAGCCTTGTCATATCTCTGCTCAATCGGACCTCCCATGGGAATCTCAGTTTGAATATTTTGTTGCTCATGATGATGTGGGGGAAGTCTGCAAACTCTTGGACATGATTCCTGACAGTGTACTTCTAGAAGGGATACTTAGCATTAATGTGGACAATTCACGAGCTGGTTACAGCATTGTGTCTGACGTCAGTGTCCCTGATTATAAAATGTATATATGTGACTCAGAGGAGCTAGAGCCTGTTTGTATGGAAGTACCACATGTCAAAATATTCAGATCCTTGTCTAATCATGAATCAACATCATGGATGAGAATGCTAATGCAGGAACAACTGGCAAAGAAACACATCTTTATGAAAGAGTACTGGCAAAGTACTACCGAAATTATACCTTTACTTGCTCGAGCTGGCATACTTACTAATACAGCCAAGATAGGCCCCAAGAAAGAAGCTTCTATGCCATTAATTGCTTCAGAGATGCCAGATGATGAACGTCACCAGGCTTGTGAAAGAGCATTGCATAAACTAGTCATCCGTTTTTGTGTGCAATATGACTCTCCATACCTACTCGATCTCTATCTGGACAACTGCAATTTGATTCTCGGGGAGGACTCTATTCCTTTGCTCAAAGAAGCCGCA GGTGATTGCAAGTGGGCACAATGGTTACTCTTCTCCAGAGTCAAAGGTTATGAGTACGAGGCATCCTTTTCTAACGCCCGTTGGAATCTGTCACTGAAAATGGTTAATCATGGCAATCTAACTGCAATTGAGATAGATGAGATATTATATACTGTTGATGATATGGCTGAACGGATTGGGGAAATGTCTGCACTAGCTACCTTAATGTATGCTTCACCaccaattcaaaagtccatatgcacTGGTAGTGTGAACAGAAATCGTGGATTGTCTTCTCAGTGCACGTTAGAGAACCTAGGTCATTGTCTCCAGCAATTTCCAACCCTATGGAAGACACTTCGTTCCACCTGTTTTGGGCAAGATGGGTATGGCTGTCTAAATTATTCTCCAACTAATG TTTCTGGAAAATCCGCAATGTCAGATTACTTGTGCTGGCGCTATAGCATTTTTTCCTCTGCTGGAGGAGACACTTCATTGTTGCAAATGCTCCCGTGTTGGTTTCCAAAGTCTATTAGAAGATTAATCCAACTATTTGAACAG GGCCCTTTTGGGATGCAACTGCTATCGAGTGCACCGTCATCTGAAGAGTTATTTACTCATGGTGTCACTGATTACATATACAATACCACTGGATATAGTGAAACCAATGCGTTGTCCTTAGAAGCATCCATTCAAAAAAGTGTTGAAGAAGAACTATACTCTTCCCTTGAG GAGAAAGACTTGAGGGTGGAGCATCATTTGCACCGTGGTCGAGCACTAGCAGCTTTCAGGCATCTTCTTGGTAAAAGAGCTTCGCAATTAAAATCGGCCAATGCGCGCCAAGTGATCTCCACACAGTCTGATGTTCAAGCAGATGTACAACTGATCCTAGCCCCTTTAAGTCAAACTGAACGATCAGTTCTTCTATCG GTGGCTCCACTAGCTATCACAAACTTCGAGGACTCCACACTGGTTGCTTCCTGCACATTCCTGTTGGAACTATGTGGCATGTGTACTAACATGCTCTGTCTAGATATTGCTGCTCTTCAGCGCATCTCTTCCTACTATAACTCGGCTCAGCAAAATAAACAAAGTGAGCTATCTTCACCAAGGAGCTCTGGGTTACATGTGCTCTCCCATGGGGCTGATATAGCTCCTGCTCTTGCTCGAGCATTAGCTGAAGATTATGTCCAGTCTGATCATCTTCAGATTTTAGAGCAGAAGCAAACCTCTAGGGGTCCCAAAAGGGAACAACCATCACAGCCTCTTATTGCTATACTGGAGCACCTGGAACGAGCAAGTTTGCCATTATTAGACGAAGGTAGAACCTGTGGATTTTGGCTTTTGAGTGGCATTGGTGATGCATCTCTTTACCGGTCGCAGCAAAATGAAGCCAGCCAACATTGGAATTTGGTTACAGAATTCTGTCTGGCGCACCATCTCCCTTTAAGTACAAAATATCTGGCTTTACTGGCCAATGACAATGATTGG GTTGGTTTTCTAACAGAAGCACAGAGAGCTGGTTTTCCAATTGAAGTTGTTATCGGAGTG GCTTCCAAAGAGATAAAGGACTCAAGATTGAGGACTCATATACTAACAGTTCTGAAAAACACGTTATCAAATAGAAGGAAATCGTCTAGCAATATACCCTCAGGTAGTAGGGACCCATCTTTCTTGTCTGTTGATGGCGACAACCCCATGGAACTTTTCTGCATACTTGCTGTTTGTGAAAAGCAAAAGAACCCTGGGGAGGCACTTCTGAATAAAGCGAAACAAATGCAGTGGTCTTTATTGGCGTTGATTGCGTCATGCTTTCCAGATGTAACTCTTCTCTCATGCTTAAGCTTTTGGCTTGAGATTACAGCTGCAAG GGAGTTGTCCTTAATCAAGGTGGATGGTATTTCCTCTAAAGTAGCTAAGAATGTTGGATCTGCTGTTGAGGTCACAAATAAATTGCCAAGCGTGAGTAGGAATGTTGAATATCGTTACAACAGGAAGAATCCAAAGCGGAGACGGTTCTTGGAGGCCTCTCCAGATAGCTTCAAATCAGGTTTTTCGCTGGACATCGCAAGTGGGCCAAATGGTACTGCAACTTCCAATCCTTCCGATATTGATGCTCAGCAGGAAAGAAGAAAGCCCACCTCTGAAGAGACTGAAATTCCAGTTGATATTGATGAGAGGCTTGCATCTTTATCAAGTATAGTAGCAGTGCTGTGTGAACAACAGCTGTTTCTACCATTACTTCGATCCTTTGACTTGTTTCTGCCATCTTGCTCCCTTCTCCCCTTCATTCGTTCTCTTCAG GCATTTTGTCAAATGCGCTTGTCCGAGGCTTCTGCACATTTGACATCATTTTCAGCAAGGATAAAAGATGAAGCCTCTCAATCAAACTCATTCAAAGAAGCATCATCAATAACAGGATGGGTAGTTGCTACAGCTGTAAAAGCCGCAGATGCAGTACTCTCAACCTGTCCATCACTTTATGAGAAGAGGTGTTTGCTACAGCTCCTTGCAGCGGTTGATTTTGCAGATGGTGGTTCTTCGTCAGCTTACTTCGGCCGCAGTTATTGGAAAATCAATCTGGCTGAACCGTCCTTATGCAAAGATGGTGATATCTACAAGTGGAATGATTCCATGGATGATGCTTCTCTCCTGGCAGCATTAGAGAAGGATGGACGATGGGAGGACGCTCGTACTTGGGCAAGGCAACTGGAGTCGAGTGGCATAGCTTGGGAATCTACTTTTGATCATGTGACGGAATCACAG GCAGAAGCCATGGTTGCCGAATGGAAGGAGTTTCTCTGGGATATTCCACAAGAACGTGCAGCTTTGTGGGGCCACTGTCAGTCGCTTTTCATGAGATATTCTTTGCCACCTTTACAG GCTGGATTATTTTTCCTTAAGCATGCTGAGGCATTAGGGAAAGAGATACCAGCACGAGAGCTTCATGAAATACTTCTGCTATCTTTACAATGGCTTACTGGAACTATTACTAAATCCTCTCC GGTATATCCTCTTCATCTTCTCCGGGAAATTGAGACTAGGGTTTGGCTCCTGGCAGTCGAGTCAGAGACTCACTCTAAGGCTGATGGCGAATCTTCTGTTGTTTCTCAGAGTCCAGCTATTGGAAACAGTACCAGCATTATAGAACAGACTGCTGATGTCATCACAAAAATAGACAGTAGTATGAGTTTGCCAAGCATGAAAGCTGCAGAAAGAAATGGTATGAGGGACAATAACTTATCACACCATCAACATTTGCAACTCTTTGAATATAACAGTGAAGCAACAACAACAAATAATGCAAGAGCAAAGCGAAGGGGCAAAACAAATCTACCACTTAGACGAGGTGTCACTGATAATGTTGAAAGTAGCACCAATGATTCTGATGATAATTCTAAAGTTTTCTTTCGTTCTAAGATtggagaacaagcaagaaatttaCTATCTGAAGAGGAATTTGCAAAGATGGAAGCGTCTCTGTCTGGTTGGGAGCAACATGTCAGGCCTGCAGATATGGAGAAGGCTGTGCTCTCCTTATTAGAATTTGGGCAAATAACTGCAGCTAAGCAACTCCAACAAAAGTTATCTCCATCATATGTTCCTGAAGAACTTGTCCTTGTTGATGTTGCGTTAAGAGTTGCAAATAACGGCGGTGATGGAGAGATCAATTTATTATCCTTTGACACAGAAGCCCTTTCAATACTTCAATCTCTCCAGATTGCAAGTGGCAGCAATATGATTGATCCATCACAG GCTATGGAGAAATTAGCCGTGAAATGTGGCGAGGGGCGCGGACGGGCTCTTATTAGGAGAATAATAGCAGTTGTGCAAACTGCAAAAATACTGGGACTCCCATTTTCTGAAGCATTTGAGAAACAGCCAATTGAACTTCTGCAGTTGCTTTCACTGAAAGCTCAGGATTCTTTTGATGAAGCTAAATTTCTGGTGGAGACACACATCATGCCTGCATCTAGCATTGCAAGAATTCTTGCTGATTCCTTTCTGAAG GGGCTTTTAGCTGCACATCGTGGAGGTTATCTGGACTCCCAAAAAGAAGAAGGCCCTGCACCACTATTGTGGAGATCAAGTGACTTCTTGAAGTGGGCAAAACTATGCCCATCAGAACCAGAAATTGGCCACGCTTTAATGCGTTTGGTAATGACTGGGCATGAAGTACCGCATGCTTGTGAG GTTGAACTCCTTATACTGTCACATCACTTCTACATGTCATCTTCTTGTCTTGATGGTGTGGATGTTCTCGTCACATTTGCAGCCAATAGAGTGGATTCATATGTTTCAGAGGGGGATTTTTCTTGCTTAGCTCGCTTGATAACTGGAGTGAGCAATTTTCACTCCTTGAGCTTCATCCTTTCCATCCTTATAGAAAATGGCCAATTGGAGTTGCTACTTCAAAAGTATTCTTCCACTGACACAGCCACAGTGGCACCTGCATCAGTTCGAGGGTTTAGGTTGGCTGTTATTACATCACTGAAACATTTCAACCCAAATGATGATGAAGCTCTGTCTCTG GTATACAAGCACTTTGACATGAAACATGAGGCGGCTTCCCTCCTTGAGTCGCGTGCAGAGCAGTACATGGAAAGCTGGTTAGATCGGCATGATAAGGAACGACGGAATGATGAGCTCCTTAAGGCTATGCATAACCTTGTACAGACGGCTGAGATTCTTTCAACAATTGACGCTGGCCAAAGGACACATCGTGCTTGCGCTCGTGCTTCTCTCCTATCTCTTCAGATCCGAATACCTGATCTTGTATGGATTGGTCTTACAGAAACCAATGCGCGCCGAATTTTCGTGGATCAATCTAGGTTCCAGGAGGCCCTCATTGTTGCTGAAGCATATAGCATAAATCAGCCAATGGAATGGGCACCAGTCTTCTGGAACCAGATGCTGAAGCCCGACCTCATCGAGCTATTTGTGGCTGAATTTGTACTAGTTCTGCCCCTGCATCCACCAATGCTCGTGGAGCTTGCGAGATTTTACCGGGCAGAGGTTGCAGCCAGGGGCGACCAGTCGCACTTCTCAGTCTGGCTTTCGCCTGGAGGCTTGCCTGCTGAATGGGGAAAGCATCTCGGCAGATCATTCAGGAGCCTGCTGCGTCGAACGAGGGATATGAGGCTGAGGCTGCAGTTGGCAACTCTGGCGACTGGGTTCAGCGATGTCCTTGAGGGCTGCAATGCGGTTCTGGACAAGGTCCCTGAGAACGCCGGGCCACTGATACTGAGGAAGGGCCATGGGGGTGCATACCTCCCTCTCATGTAA